The genomic window GAATTGATAATACTTCCTGGGGAGACGTCCCGCTGCTGTTTGTTTCCAGGATTCGAGGAGGAATTCTTCTTCTTGGAAGAAGCTATTTGATTAAGAAGAAGATCAGAAGGAGCAGAGCCCCGCCTAACAGCAAAACCTGCACCATAAAGCACTCTACTATTTTCTTTATCCTCCTCGAATATCTTGGGAACTTTGTTGGGACCCTCTTCCTCCTCAATGATCCGCTCTTCATCATTCAATGTGGATGTTTCATCGAGAGAGTTGCCCAGATGAAAAGTGACTCTATGAGAGGAAGATGAGACGTCAGACGTTCCTTCATCAGCAGCAGATGCTGCAAATAGTCGTCGTTTATGACCACAACGGAGCAAAGGTGTACcaatattagaaaatacatCATCCGATGGCGTTGGAGTGAGCGGGAGAGAGAACCGCCTACGAATGTTGAGGTTAGATGAGGAGTCTAGGGGTAAATATGGATATGATCGATCCGATGTATCGTCCTCATCCTCTTCCTCCCCATCATCAGAATGATGGAAGGGCTCAAAGGAGCTACGTCGAAGATTTGTAGGGATttgtgaagaagaagaagatgaagaagacGTGGACATAAGAGAGTCTGGAACAGATGAGGTCTCTTGTTGAATGATAAGGTCCCATCGTGCGTGGTTTGTCGTAAGATTGTGCAACATGACATTTGAGAGGCTTGAGCCCAAAAAGCGATTCCATTCCTCGAACAAAGGGGATGCAACCATTCGATAAAAACCAGTTTGaatctataacaaaaaaaaatatgattaaaataagtaattgaaaatattatttttgagcacGACAAACACGGATATTCAGCTTTTCTTAATCTATTTTTCAGGTCATCATGTATGcatttactaatatattaagtatatattaactactttgattttgtttttcataaatactaataaaaaaaagaagctacaTATTGATAGACATTTCAACCCATACAAAAAACATTACGATAGACATATCAACTCTGGTCCAGAGTCGATTCTAATGTGagtgaagataaaaataaatgtacaagtcttttcctttctttttcaacatttttaatttaatttcatatcatTCTTCtctttcagaaaataattttgcaggATAAATTACGGGAGCTAGGCAGGGCCGGTTTAATGTGAAACCTTTTTTGACAGCTGTGCttcaagaacttttttttctatgtcctcccaaataaacaaaatataaccaaatattCAACAATATGCAGagtttttgtgtgtattttatgGGAGCCCACACCGTTGGACCTAGGAGGCGGAAACTTTGGATGGGTATCtcacaaaaactgtttttttggaGGTCAAAAAGTCcagatagggggttgagttaaaaattaaaaaggcgTCTACAAGAAACAACTATAAGAATAATAACGTTTCctaaatttatgtaaacaaaaaagttatggacaaaaaaaaaaaaaaaaaaaaccgttgaAGATTCCAGTTTttttaggtgcaaaaaaatggatttgtaaaaaaaaagaagttttttaacCTTGGTCTGGAGatttgtttgaatataaattcaaaaaacctaAGAATTgctttttaactgaaatatctgccgtcaatttctgaataatttatcaattttttttcatcaaacgtcaatttacGAACAAATGGcacaaaacaatgcattttgaGCATAAACTTCAAAACGTAACTTTACACAGTATTtcaatatcattatattttattacataatttttacaatatttgcaaaaatgaaccagttatcgagggttatttttgaaagaaattattctccataacCTTTTTGGTTTGGAAATTACGAAAATAATCTTGGTAGacttgtgtttctctttacatgGTCAATAAATACTCTTTACTAATTTTGTTCTACAAAATaagcccaaaaaataattatccatttttCTTCGCAAATTTTGATTCGaccatttttattatgatattaaaagaTAGACTTCTCctatagacaatttttttcatgcctatatgttggtatgctatttgaattttatgacatatttgttaaaattcataatatatttcatataatatagagcatattatatattataaagcattaaaaaaaattgagaaaattgcattgaccattgtcaatacAATTTCCCACTTCCAACTTGGCCCAAGCAACGTCGGGTAACCCCTTGTTAGTatctatatacatttatatggtGTTGACTCAAAACTTGGATTAGCATgactaaataatgaaaaacaggattttttctggaataaaaCACCAATTTgtattatgtttaaatactaaattcAGTCCAGGGGGTTGAGGCCAGAAATCAGCcgtattgttgctgcagaactttaagttattctttcttttaatggacttcttgatggcagtccagatggagatgctAACGGTATCTGCAGCTTCCTCTCCAATGACACCGGCACGGGGGAGATTGCACACgcgtttcttttttgtttttttacacttaaagacatgggatgaaaataaattttatttatttttgtttcagctgacgtttgtttgagtaataaaaacatcgtaattaaaaatagggggaataaaatcataattaaatcctactgcaagttttgggctCTTACTCTGTATAATgaaaatggttaaataataatcataagtATAAGTTGATCTACCTTGGCAACTGTCATAGTGAGTCGATCAAATGGAGGAGTCACAGATAGGCCCAATTCCCGTTCTTTGTCTCCTTGACGAAAGAATTCTTCGGATGCCCGATATGACCAAAGTCTAGATATGTTCCATGCTCTGCATGGATTGGAAATGTCAGCACATTTCATAgcaatttgtacaataaaaGTCCTGGAGGGCTTATTTAAAACCTCTGCTAAGGAGTTAAATTCGCCTTCATTGATTCCCTTGGTAAATTTTGTGAGATACTCCCCTTGTTTGGCAATATCCGTAGCTAAAATAGCACTTTTAATTAGATCAGTGATTTCCACGAGTTGAGAAGAACTCAATGTCTCTGCAAATCCTGACTCGTGCATAAGTGATAAAGCTGATCTCCAGTGATGATTCTCTAGAAGAGATCCAGATTCAGGTTCATAGTAGAGAGCTGCTAAATGGCTTCCAGTAGCAACAAGGAACTTTTCATTACGTCCTGGATGATCTAAATCATGTGTGGCAGCTGCAATGAGTGCACTCATGAGTTCCAAGGGAGTCAGAGATCGTTTGATGAGAGGCTCTTGAAGGAATATATTCATGGCTTGAGTCACATCTGTAGCATGTGTGGCATTGTGATATGGATTAGAAGCACGATATCCCGCCTCCACCAAGCTAAAAAACTTCCAAACAATGAGAGGATCCAATTGGAAATAGGCTAACAGTCCATGGCGATGAAAGAGATATGTACAGAGAGAGGCTAGTCCATCTCCCTGAGAAAGGCGATCTAGAGTAAAGGCATTAAAGTCCCAATGAAGTGAGGAAAAGAGAAGGAGCCGCTCAATGGTGCGTATATTTCCAGGAGGAAGAGAAGATCTATATCTTGTAGCTATGAAGAGTCTTCGTTTCTTTCTTTTGTCCGGAACAGTCTTGTAGTAGAGCTCTTTCTTTCCCCGCTGTACCTctcctaaatatttttcttcttctttttcatcgTCACCACTATTGAAGTATAGAACATCCAGATCCCCACCTTCAAAGCGACTCATGTCAACAGAGCCAACTACCACTCCTCCTCGACGTCTTCGTCTACTCCTTCTTCCGCGGAGATGGTGAAAggaggaagaagaggaggaTTTCGGAGGCAGTGAGAAAGGGGAAGTCGTAAGGAGTCGTCTCGGAATATTTGAAGACGAAGATGTAAGAACGACGACTTTACTACCTGGATTAATGGACTTCGTGATAACCTGTGGCTTATgcataaaaacgaagaaaatccAGAGAGGTTGATGAAGAGGGATTTACGTTATGTTATAGTCAATTGATTTGAATTTTGGTGAGTCAAAGTGATTTGTGCATGGATTCCAAGAGAAGGAGGAAGATCATTCAAGGAAGAGAAGTCCATCATTGTCATTCATGTGCAGTAGTCATCATCTcctaaaagaaagaaaaaattaatcacttTAGTAGGCtacatcataaatattatgCATCTACACATCTTATAGTTCATTCATAAAGGATCACTCATTATTagccaaaataaaattactgaCAAGTTTCTTAGTATACCTACATAAAAACTGGTATTCAGACTCGgtctgaaataaatatatatttttttttcggttcaaTCTTTATCGTtgatttttctagaccgatctcgaccaatatttaaaaaaaaattcatagatttaaaaacaaaagaagaatgaAGTAGGAATAGATTAAAACTAGATTAAATTCGAATACGATATCGGTCCAGACCTAATTAGTGAAAGTTACTAGAATAAGTAAATTATGTTAGTTTTATAACCAGACCAGAAGTAGTCTGGTAGGGAGACCTAGGGAGCTATGCTCTccttcatattataaattaaatgggATTTCtgccaaaaaaatacatagcaaCGCGAAAATCCATTGTAGAATGcgaatgttaaaattaaaataaaccgacaaacaacatggtaactctgacaatttgtataatgtttggtaggagagaaagaataatggtcatgatgtttcattagatcagcttaaATCATCTGTGAAGGGGAAAAGGAtttaaacaaggacattttctagaattactccaatgccaatctctaattctact from Lepeophtheirus salmonis chromosome 1, UVic_Lsal_1.4, whole genome shotgun sequence includes these protein-coding regions:
- the LOC121114820 gene encoding uncharacterized protein, which produces MHKPQVITKSINPGSKVVVLTSSSSNIPRRLLTTSPFSLPPKSSSSSSFHHLRGRRSRRRRRGGVVVGSVDMSRFEGGDLDVLYFNSGDDEKEEEKYLGEVQRGKKELYYKTVPDKRKKRRLFIATRYRSSLPPGNIRTIERLLLFSSLHWDFNAFTLDRLSQGDGLASLCTYLFHRHGLLAYFQLDPLIVWKFFSLVEAGYRASNPYHNATHATDVTQAMNIFLQEPLIKRSLTPLELMSALIAAATHDLDHPGRNEKFLVATGSHLAALYYEPESGSLLENHHWRSALSLMHESGFAETLSSSQLVEITDLIKSAILATDIAKQGEYLTKFTKGINEGEFNSLAEVLNKPSRTFIVQIAMKCADISNPCRAWNISRLWSYRASEEFFRQGDKERELGLSVTPPFDRLTMTVAKIQTGFYRMVASPLFEEWNRFLGSSLSNVMLHNLTTNHARWDLIIQQETSSVPDSLMSTSSSSSSSSQIPTNLRRSSFEPFHHSDDGEEEDEDDTSDRSYPYLPLDSSSNLNIRRRFSLPLTPTPSDDVFSNIGTPLLRCGHKRRLFAASAADEGTSDVSSSSHRVTFHLGNSLDETSTLNDEERIIEEEEGPNKVPKIFEEDKENSRVLYGAGFAVRRGSAPSDLLLNQIASSKKKNSSSNPGNKQQRDVSPGSIINSSKDPIIVRVNHQRHSRLHKIDRRRGSLPVFSPADFIRIEEELLTRSKSSNVSDSPLKSIISSSNPSASCSIHNQHSVYHHPKLSPSCFSSCSSSSTSSSSFSSKRTSSSSLVINTTSQTNTPSSSSGGGSFSKERRKILRRKSGGSETLLSSSQFSLEKSFLRRGSLRLGDVHLHSHHHAYGHAHTSHHRHRHIVVSQETLLDELIKFSNPSSSSSAIPSRVQILRGLSPAIESELLQKFRTNLALNNNNTSPGVGGSGGSGGAAKRPPLTSYSSNKNSGKGRRGSLPTELLSFV